Proteins encoded in a region of the Malaciobacter mytili LMG 24559 genome:
- a CDS encoding MaoC family dehydratase encodes MGENLVFNKIPFENIEIGMSVSYSQTITDSDIKSFSGISGDRNPIHLDEVYAENSKYKKRIAHGLLTASFFSALFGTKIPGEGCVYVSQSLNFKRPVYINDTVTAIVEVIKIDKIKRRVFFKTVCKVRNKIVTDGEAELYVPNVDRD; translated from the coding sequence ATGGGCGAAAATCTAGTTTTTAATAAAATTCCATTTGAAAATATTGAAATTGGAATGAGTGTGAGTTATTCTCAGACTATTACAGATTCTGATATTAAAAGTTTTTCTGGAATATCTGGAGATAGAAATCCTATACATTTAGATGAAGTTTATGCAGAGAATTCTAAATATAAAAAAAGAATTGCACATGGTCTACTTACTGCATCATTTTTTTCTGCATTATTTGGTACAAAAATACCAGGTGAAGGTTGTGTTTATGTTTCTCAATCATTAAATTTCAAAAGACCTGTTTATATAAATGATACAGTAACGGCAATTGTGGAAGTTATAAAAATTGATAAAATAAAAAGAAGAGTTTTCTTTAAAACAGTATGTAAAGTTAGAAATAAAATTGTTACTGATGGGGAAGCAGAATTATATGTGCCAAATGTTGATAGGGATTAA
- a CDS encoding glycosyltransferase: MNKKIALLTTIFPMNESYLIQFFDSLEKQTFKDFDIIVVNDGYKDFNKIKDKYATLKIIELNYSNTHAKNREYGINYVISNSYDILIFGDSDDYFKNNRVEVSIEKLKKYDIVINDLSLFYNKNYYNKMYFSNRINNNSEIKLELILDKNIFGMSNSAIKLEKVDLIEFDKSLIAIDWYLFSYLLIKGLKAVFTNETETFYRQHSDNIIGIGKLTEDKILKGIDLKIKQYKLLIKENIIYADLLKQMLELKDKIKCIKTLELINNQNIKFPLWWEEIKLIEEK; the protein is encoded by the coding sequence ATGAATAAAAAAATTGCATTATTAACAACAATATTTCCTATGAATGAGTCATATCTTATACAATTTTTTGATTCTTTAGAAAAGCAAACTTTTAAAGATTTTGATATTATTGTTGTAAATGATGGTTATAAAGATTTTAATAAAATTAAAGATAAATATGCAACTTTAAAAATTATAGAATTAAATTATTCAAATACACATGCGAAAAATAGAGAATATGGAATTAACTATGTAATTAGTAATAGCTATGATATTCTAATTTTTGGAGATAGTGATGATTATTTTAAAAATAATAGAGTTGAAGTAAGTATTGAAAAACTAAAAAAATATGACATAGTAATAAACGACTTATCACTTTTTTATAATAAAAATTATTACAATAAAATGTATTTTTCAAATAGAATTAATAATAATTCAGAAATTAAATTAGAATTAATATTAGATAAAAATATTTTTGGGATGTCAAATAGTGCAATTAAATTAGAAAAAGTTGATTTAATAGAGTTTGATAAAAGTTTAATAGCTATTGATTGGTATTTATTTTCATATTTATTAATAAAAGGTTTAAAAGCTGTATTTACAAATGAAACTGAGACATTTTATCGACAACATAGTGATAATATAATAGGTATAGGAAAATTAACAGAAGATAAAATTTTAAAAGGAATTGATTTAAAAATCAAACAATATAAACTACTTATTAAAGAAAATATAATTTATGCTGATTTATTAAAACAGATGTTGGAATTAAAAGATAAAATTAAATGTATAAAAACTTTAGAATTAATAAATAATCAAAATATTAAATTTCCACTTTGGTGGGAAGAAATAAAACTTATAGAGGAAAAATAA
- a CDS encoding N-acetylneuraminate synthase family protein has product MKKIKLTAEKEIYNFCKPYIIAELGANHNGDMELAKQLIIQAKEAGADCVKFQSWSKDSVLSRKKYEDNYFLTDDYRDRTDYTLEEIVDKYSISEEELLEMKKFADEVGIDCTSTPFCKKEVDFLIDKLDAPFIKVASMDLNNYPFLEYIAKKGKPVVISTGLSELYEIDKAVKTIESTGNKDIIILHCVSTYPPIDSDVHLNNIKTLMTTYPEYPIGFSDHTLGIAIPLASVALGSCIIEKHFTLDKNMEGWDHKVSATKDEMINIVEGSKRISDALGSYRIIVSETEEKKKEFRRSIVITRDMKKGEVIKYEDIDYKRPGEGFLPEMTEFLVGRTINKDLKFDHILLKEDIV; this is encoded by the coding sequence ATGAAAAAAATAAAACTGACTGCAGAAAAAGAGATTTATAATTTTTGTAAACCCTATATTATTGCTGAGTTAGGAGCTAATCATAATGGGGATATGGAATTAGCAAAACAACTTATAATACAAGCAAAAGAAGCTGGTGCAGATTGTGTTAAATTTCAAAGTTGGAGCAAAGATTCAGTTTTATCTAGAAAAAAATATGAAGATAACTATTTTTTAACAGATGATTATAGAGATAGAACAGATTATACATTAGAAGAAATAGTTGATAAGTATTCAATATCAGAAGAAGAACTTTTAGAAATGAAAAAATTTGCAGATGAAGTTGGAATTGATTGTACATCAACACCTTTTTGTAAAAAAGAAGTAGATTTTTTAATTGATAAATTAGATGCTCCTTTTATAAAAGTTGCTTCAATGGATTTAAATAATTATCCTTTTTTAGAATATATTGCAAAAAAAGGTAAACCTGTTGTAATTTCTACTGGATTAAGTGAGTTATATGAAATTGATAAAGCAGTTAAAACTATTGAAAGTACTGGAAATAAAGATATTATTATTTTACATTGTGTATCTACATATCCACCAATTGATAGTGATGTTCATTTAAATAATATCAAAACTCTTATGACAACTTATCCTGAATATCCTATTGGATTTTCTGATCATACTTTAGGTATAGCTATACCTCTAGCTTCTGTTGCTTTAGGTTCTTGTATCATTGAAAAACATTTTACATTAGATAAAAATATGGAAGGTTGGGATCATAAAGTATCTGCAACTAAAGATGAAATGATAAATATAGTAGAAGGTTCTAAAAGAATTTCTGATGCTTTAGGCTCATATAGAATAATTGTAAGTGAAACTGAAGAAAAAAAGAAAGAGTTTAGAAGAAGTATAGTAATAACAAGAGATATGAAAAAAGGTGAAGTAATAAAATACGAAGATATTGATTATAAGAGGCCAGGTGAAGGATTTCTTCCTGAAATGACAGAGTTCTTAGTTGGTAGAACAATAAATAAAGATTTAAAATTTGATCATATTTTATTAAAAGAGGATATAGTTTAA
- a CDS encoding acylneuraminate cytidylyltransferase family protein, which translates to MIAIVPARGGSKGLPGKNIKDLCGKPMIAYTIEEALKSKYITEVIISTDCKEIEEIAIKYGAKSPFLRPSFLASDTALAIDNYIYTIDRLNKDFNYNIKDFVVLQPTSPLRKKEDIDGAIELFKNKKAHSVISYTEEHHPLQWHKYINEDGTFENIFKDTIQNRQEIKKSYYPNGAVFVFNYDLIKAGKYFSDNSYAYIMPRNRSIDVDTIEDFMYIEYLLKGNNINV; encoded by the coding sequence ATGATAGCAATTGTTCCTGCTAGAGGTGGTTCTAAGGGATTGCCTGGCAAAAATATAAAAGATCTTTGTGGTAAACCAATGATTGCATATACTATTGAAGAAGCATTAAAATCTAAGTATATCACTGAAGTTATTATCTCAACTGATTGCAAGGAAATAGAAGAAATCGCAATTAAATATGGAGCAAAAAGTCCTTTTCTAAGGCCATCTTTTCTAGCTTCAGATACTGCCCTTGCAATAGATAATTATATTTATACAATTGATAGGCTAAATAAAGATTTCAATTATAATATAAAAGATTTTGTTGTTCTTCAACCTACTTCTCCTTTAAGAAAAAAGGAAGATATTGATGGTGCTATTGAATTATTTAAAAATAAAAAAGCACATAGTGTAATAAGCTATACAGAAGAACATCATCCTTTACAATGGCATAAATATATCAATGAAGATGGAACATTTGAAAATATATTTAAAGATACTATTCAAAATAGACAAGAAATAAAAAAAAGCTATTATCCAAATGGTGCAGTTTTTGTTTTTAATTATGATTTAATAAAAGCAGGAAAATATTTTAGTGATAATTCATACGCATATATAATGCCTAGAAATCGTTCTATTGATGTTGATACAATTGAAGATTTTATGTATATTGAATATTTATTAAAAGGAAATAATATTAATGTATGA
- a CDS encoding acyltransferase family protein yields MYEKNIDYFRGFFASIIVLIHTYQILLLPLIYDPDSLLLKVVQSAGVDIVACFFLISGYSIANNLHSNYLKNNKNINIKIFIKSRFNRILPPFVYSIILLIIIVFIIQYFQLNGSELYRLAEDKYVPREKAIYDWEAILYNLLFLPSVVYNISTPSMNGPLWSINFEIYNYMLTACVFILFFNKYYSLKFIISLLIIISFFIFQFTYNNYINYSFLYFLLYYFIGLITYFIKLKQLLSIKRIKQLFIVFLFLILALMVYDINYFRAYQGIASFNTLTILSIFLILFYCIYLSEKKLYFSNLFFSVTKYSYTIYIIHFPLLLLSLSLFHKNIFKMNIFELTILISCILFFIFKFSKYSSYIVERKNYRK; encoded by the coding sequence ATGTATGAAAAAAATATTGATTATTTTAGAGGTTTTTTTGCTTCTATAATTGTACTAATTCATACATATCAGATTTTATTACTTCCTTTAATTTATGATCCAGATAGTTTACTTTTAAAAGTTGTACAATCTGCTGGAGTAGATATTGTAGCTTGCTTTTTTTTAATATCTGGATATTCTATAGCAAATAATTTACACTCAAATTATTTAAAAAATAATAAAAATATAAATATAAAAATTTTTATAAAAAGTAGGTTTAATCGTATACTTCCACCTTTTGTGTATTCTATTATTCTACTTATTATAATTGTATTTATAATTCAATATTTTCAGTTAAATGGCAGTGAATTATATAGACTGGCTGAAGATAAATATGTTCCAAGAGAAAAAGCCATATATGATTGGGAAGCAATACTTTATAATTTATTGTTTTTGCCTAGTGTTGTTTATAATATTTCTACTCCAAGTATGAATGGTCCATTGTGGTCAATAAATTTTGAAATTTATAATTATATGCTTACTGCTTGTGTATTTATTCTTTTTTTTAATAAATACTACTCTTTAAAATTTATTATTTCTTTATTAATTATAATTTCTTTTTTTATATTTCAATTTACTTATAATAATTATATAAATTATAGTTTTTTATATTTTTTATTATATTATTTTATAGGACTAATAACTTATTTTATTAAGCTTAAACAATTACTAAGTATTAAAAGAATAAAACAATTATTTATAGTTTTTTTATTTTTGATTTTGGCTTTAATGGTGTATGATATTAATTATTTTAGGGCATACCAAGGAATTGCAAGTTTTAATACATTGACAATACTTTCAATTTTTTTAATTCTTTTTTATTGTATATATTTAAGTGAGAAAAAACTTTATTTTTCTAATTTATTTTTTAGTGTAACAAAATACTCATATACTATATATATAATTCATTTTCCATTGCTATTATTGTCTTTGTCACTTTTTCATAAAAATATTTTTAAAATGAATATATTTGAATTAACTATTTTAATTTCTTGTATACTTTTTTTTATTTTTAAATTTAGTAAATATTCTAGCTATATAGTTGAGAGGAAGAATTATAGAAAATGA
- a CDS encoding nucleotidyltransferase family protein, protein MSKIILTKQTTFRDALEKLDKNGNGVLAVVDKSNKLIGIITDGDVRRAILNNNLNLEQVINKNPFSLHINSSKIQIINFLKKIHRRHIPLVDDENKFIKMFTLDEIDFNLKPNWVVIMAGGLGTRLGDLTKNTPKPMLKVGSKPMLEHIIDTFVGYGFTKFILSVNYKAEVIKDYFKDGSSLGIKIIYLEEKTRLGTGGSLSLIDFEIDEPFFVTNGDVLSPFNYEDLLEFHKNNKSNATMCIRKHSYQIPYGVIEVDKDKNIIEMKEKPINEFFINTGIYVLNSSVIKYIPKNTFYDLPSLFDELRKRKKIIKSFEISDYWIDMGKPSDYNEINEKLEGKL, encoded by the coding sequence ATGAGTAAAATAATATTAACAAAACAAACAACATTTAGAGATGCTTTAGAAAAACTAGATAAAAATGGGAATGGTGTTTTAGCTGTTGTTGATAAAAGCAATAAATTAATAGGAATAATTACAGATGGTGATGTAAGAAGAGCAATTTTAAATAATAATTTAAATTTAGAACAAGTTATTAATAAAAATCCTTTTAGTTTGCATATTAACTCTTCAAAAATACAAATAATTAATTTTCTTAAAAAAATACATAGAAGACATATCCCTCTTGTAGATGATGAAAATAAATTTATTAAGATGTTTACTCTTGATGAAATAGATTTTAATTTAAAACCTAATTGGGTAGTTATAATGGCAGGTGGATTAGGTACAAGATTAGGTGATTTAACAAAAAATACACCAAAACCAATGTTAAAAGTTGGAAGTAAACCCATGCTTGAACATATAATTGATACTTTTGTAGGATATGGCTTTACAAAATTTATCTTAAGTGTTAATTATAAAGCAGAAGTAATAAAAGATTATTTTAAAGATGGTTCATCTTTAGGAATAAAAATTATTTATCTTGAAGAAAAGACTAGACTAGGTACAGGTGGGTCACTTAGTTTAATTGATTTTGAAATTGATGAACCTTTTTTTGTTACAAATGGAGATGTTTTATCTCCTTTTAACTATGAAGATTTATTGGAATTTCATAAAAATAATAAATCTAATGCAACAATGTGTATAAGAAAACATAGTTACCAAATACCATATGGGGTAATAGAAGTTGATAAAGATAAAAACATAATTGAAATGAAAGAAAAACCAATAAATGAATTTTTTATTAATACTGGAATTTATGTGCTAAATTCATCTGTTATTAAATATATACCTAAAAATACTTTTTATGATTTACCTTCTTTATTTGATGAATTAAGAAAAAGAAAAAAAATAATTAAAAGTTTTGAAATTAGTGATTATTGGATTGATATGGGAAAACCTAGTGATTATAATGAAATAAATGAAAAACTAGAAGGAAAACTATGA
- a CDS encoding capsular polysaccharide export protein, LipB/KpsS family, with translation MKIMYHVGPWCVQQYKTIVKGIDENAQTLQISGFKKLDKSNLSNRYYELLKENKSKHFTLTELDNDIIKRCRLLRSLEEKEALLHLYSMRQSVKETFDSFNPELVVSETIDQYLMDLIFHECNERNIPFVGLLVTFINGYYRISAKGENTYCRESTKDEINQVIQMLTNKDYKPRFVINSSKNIYKSLLKKHIRNLIKIPYFSIKRLISSEKYNYHYWATQKSSIDSFQLFPKIDIGDKDFLNKIQQSNKKKIFIPLQFFPEATIDYWCEELDVIEYEIKLIEYLKKLSKDFLVVVKEHPNVTGLRKNSFYKKLLEVENLILCPTNENSNFLINISDAVLVWTGSVGFEAALRGKPVLTVTKPYYMYGKQFMHININTDANEILDFIKERTNVITKEEQEKLVAYVLNSFIPGKYINDASWKLSNEKDVIDSLNIGRDIRNIYVQQK, from the coding sequence ATGAAAATAATGTATCATGTAGGACCTTGGTGCGTTCAACAATATAAAACAATAGTAAAAGGTATTGATGAAAATGCACAAACACTTCAAATAAGTGGATTTAAAAAACTTGACAAATCAAATTTATCAAATAGATATTATGAATTACTAAAAGAGAATAAGAGTAAACATTTTACCTTAACTGAACTTGATAATGATATTATTAAAAGATGTAGGCTTTTACGTTCTTTAGAAGAAAAAGAAGCCCTTTTACATTTATACTCAATGAGACAATCAGTAAAAGAGACTTTTGATAGTTTTAATCCAGAATTAGTTGTAAGTGAAACAATAGACCAATATTTAATGGATTTAATCTTTCATGAATGTAATGAAAGAAATATTCCTTTTGTAGGTTTATTAGTAACTTTTATAAATGGTTATTATAGAATTTCTGCAAAGGGAGAAAATACTTATTGCCGTGAATCTACTAAAGATGAAATAAATCAAGTTATTCAAATGCTAACTAATAAAGATTATAAACCTAGATTTGTAATTAATTCATCAAAAAATATTTATAAATCTTTATTAAAAAAACATATACGAAATTTAATTAAAATACCATATTTTTCCATTAAAAGATTAATTAGTTCAGAAAAATATAATTATCACTATTGGGCTACACAAAAATCATCAATTGATAGTTTTCAATTATTTCCTAAAATAGATATTGGAGATAAAGATTTTTTAAATAAAATACAACAAAGCAATAAAAAAAAGATATTTATTCCTTTACAGTTTTTCCCTGAAGCTACTATAGATTATTGGTGCGAAGAACTTGATGTAATTGAATATGAAATAAAACTTATAGAATATTTAAAAAAATTATCAAAAGATTTTCTAGTTGTAGTTAAAGAACATCCAAATGTTACAGGATTAAGAAAAAATAGTTTTTATAAAAAATTATTAGAAGTTGAAAATCTAATACTTTGTCCTACTAATGAAAACTCTAATTTTTTAATTAATATATCTGATGCTGTATTAGTATGGACAGGTAGTGTAGGCTTTGAAGCAGCACTAAGAGGAAAACCTGTTTTAACAGTTACAAAACCATATTATATGTATGGAAAACAGTTTATGCATATAAATATAAATACTGATGCAAATGAAATACTTGATTTTATAAAAGAAAGAACAAATGTTATTACAAAAGAAGAACAAGAGAAATTAGTTGCATATGTGTTAAATTCATTTATACCAGGTAAATATATAAATGATGCTTCATGGAAATTAAGTAATGAAAAGGATGTAATTGATTCACTTAATATAGGTAGAGATATAAGAAATATATATGTTCAGCAAAAATAA
- a CDS encoding oligosaccharide flippase family protein: MGLSALLSIVKLTLFSSILGPEEYGLYSLVLSTYIFIVYLGGLGLNEAIIKLGSKAYGKQEFKYILKLRDISIFYSILLAVFFSIVFFIVINFIQIDNKVYNSLLLSIFLAISALEFNLMDAFLRVQHRFVSYSLMLFSKSFLVVLTGYFIAPIYKANGVIWVEIVSFFIIFIVVLFYNKNERFCFSHLKNSLDFVTDAIKNGIAILSSNIIRNLTLNIDKWAITSSLGLVSLGKYSFSMIIYMMAIFSLGLITTVLGPKWLSEFSSFNNSKILLDKINKVIILVVISGILVFLLFIFYLQSFLNTFYPDYSDITIYKTILIIFLGLLFQIPVFLYDWFFIAVSNEKFVLKMTFNMFMITFIMILLCWYFKTSIIYFALVFTIVRIYILTHYLVYIYKKFAVKDYN; the protein is encoded by the coding sequence ATGGGCTTATCTGCCTTACTTAGTATTGTAAAATTAACACTATTTTCTTCAATTTTAGGTCCTGAGGAGTATGGTTTATATAGTTTAGTTCTTAGTACTTATATTTTTATTGTCTATTTAGGTGGATTGGGTTTAAATGAAGCAATTATAAAATTAGGCTCAAAAGCATATGGTAAACAAGAATTTAAATATATATTGAAACTTAGAGATATTTCAATTTTTTATAGTATTTTATTAGCTGTTTTTTTTAGTATAGTTTTCTTTATAGTAATTAATTTTATACAAATAGATAATAAAGTTTATAACTCTTTATTATTATCTATTTTTTTGGCTATTTCTGCTTTAGAATTTAATTTAATGGATGCTTTTTTAAGAGTTCAACATAGATTTGTCTCTTATTCTTTAATGTTATTCTCAAAATCTTTTTTAGTAGTATTAACTGGTTATTTTATTGCTCCTATATATAAAGCAAATGGTGTAATATGGGTTGAAATTGTATCTTTTTTTATTATATTTATAGTAGTGTTATTTTATAACAAAAATGAAAGATTTTGTTTTTCTCATTTAAAAAATAGTTTAGATTTTGTCACTGATGCAATTAAAAATGGAATAGCTATCCTTTCATCAAATATAATTAGAAATTTAACTTTAAATATTGATAAATGGGCGATTACTTCGTCTTTAGGATTAGTCTCTTTAGGAAAATACTCTTTTTCAATGATTATATATATGATGGCTATATTTTCTTTAGGTTTAATTACAACCGTATTGGGACCAAAATGGTTATCTGAATTTAGTTCCTTTAATAATTCTAAGATACTATTAGATAAAATCAATAAAGTAATTATACTTGTGGTTATTTCAGGAATATTAGTTTTTTTATTATTTATTTTTTATTTACAGTCGTTTTTAAACACTTTTTATCCAGATTACAGTGATATTACAATTTATAAAACGATATTAATTATTTTCTTAGGTTTGTTATTTCAAATACCAGTTTTTTTATATGATTGGTTTTTTATAGCAGTTTCTAATGAAAAGTTTGTTTTAAAAATGACATTTAATATGTTTATGATTACATTTATAATGATTTTATTATGTTGGTATTTTAAGACTAGTATAATTTATTTCGCATTAGTATTTACAATAGTTAGAATTTATATATTAACCCATTATTTAGTATATATTTATAAAAAATTTGCAGTTAAGGATTATAATTAA
- a CDS encoding N-acetyl sugar amidotransferase — protein sequence MKREYQICKSCIMDTSDPNITFDEDGVCEYCNNFKNSILPEWNFGVGREKELLELAKKIKNNAKDTEFDCIIGLSGGLDSSYTAYVATKIMGLKPLLLHVDAGWNTEQAVENIEKLVDGLGLDLYTEVINWEEMKDLQKSFFKSQIADQDLPQDTAFFSALYKFARKNKIKYVLTGGNYSTECCREPEEWGAYPGLDKRLITDIHTKFSKNKLKTFPIIDIFVYKIIYKYLFGMQVIKPLNYLPYKKTEAEAKLFELFGWKPFQHKHHESRFTRFYEDYWMPKKFGYEKRRAHFSSLIMTKQMSREEAIKRISKPELSDDFLNKEFEYVASKLDLTTNELKDIFEGENKTFYDYKNKRYLIGLGARIMTFLGLEKRLFR from the coding sequence ATGAAGAGAGAATATCAAATTTGTAAGAGTTGCATTATGGATACTTCTGATCCAAATATAACATTTGATGAAGATGGTGTTTGTGAATATTGTAATAATTTCAAAAATAGTATTTTGCCAGAATGGAATTTTGGAGTTGGTAGAGAAAAAGAGTTACTTGAACTTGCTAAAAAAATTAAAAATAATGCTAAAGATACAGAATTTGATTGTATTATAGGACTTAGTGGAGGATTAGATAGTTCTTATACTGCGTATGTAGCAACAAAAATAATGGGGCTTAAACCCCTTCTTTTACATGTTGATGCAGGGTGGAATACAGAACAAGCTGTTGAAAATATAGAAAAGCTTGTTGATGGATTAGGATTAGATTTATATACAGAAGTAATTAACTGGGAAGAAATGAAAGATTTACAAAAATCATTTTTTAAATCTCAAATTGCAGATCAGGATTTACCTCAAGATACTGCTTTCTTTTCTGCATTATACAAATTTGCAAGAAAAAATAAAATAAAGTATGTTTTAACTGGAGGAAATTATTCTACAGAATGTTGTAGAGAACCTGAAGAATGGGGAGCTTACCCTGGACTTGATAAAAGATTAATTACAGATATTCATACTAAATTTAGTAAAAATAAATTGAAAACTTTCCCTATTATTGATATTTTTGTATATAAAATTATATATAAATATTTATTTGGAATGCAGGTTATTAAACCACTAAACTATCTTCCTTATAAAAAAACAGAAGCAGAGGCAAAACTTTTTGAATTATTTGGTTGGAAACCTTTTCAACATAAACATCATGAATCTAGATTTACAAGATTTTATGAAGATTATTGGATGCCTAAAAAGTTTGGATATGAAAAAAGAAGAGCACATTTTTCAAGTTTAATAATGACAAAGCAAATGAGTAGAGAAGAAGCTATAAAAAGAATTTCTAAACCAGAATTAAGTGATGATTTTTTAAATAAAGAGTTTGAATATGTTGCTAGTAAGTTAGACTTAACTACAAATGAACTTAAAGATATTTTTGAAGGAGAAAATAAAACATTTTACGACTATAAAAATAAAAGATATCTAATAGGACTTGGTGCAAGAATAATGACCTTTTTAGGATTAGAAAAAAGGCTATTTAGATGA
- the hisH gene encoding imidazole glycerol phosphate synthase subunit HisH: MIGIIDYGVGNIKAFSNIYKNLNLDFSIVKTKEELKNVNKIILPGVGSFDHAMQSLNKSGMRELLDELVLEKKIPVLGICVGLQMLANSSEEGSLSGLGWIDATVKKIKISEELRNKFPLPHMGWNTMLDIKENRLFKGIDNHSSFYFLHSYFIECLDENNVIGYSDYIQKFACAINKENIFGIQQHPEKSHNNGITILKNFGEM, translated from the coding sequence ATGATAGGTATTATTGACTATGGGGTGGGAAATATAAAAGCATTCTCTAATATCTATAAGAATTTAAATTTAGATTTTAGTATTGTTAAAACTAAAGAAGAACTTAAAAATGTTAATAAAATTATTTTACCAGGAGTTGGTTCTTTTGATCATGCTATGCAAAGTTTAAATAAGTCTGGAATGAGAGAACTTTTAGATGAATTAGTATTAGAAAAAAAAATACCAGTTTTAGGAATATGTGTAGGATTACAAATGCTTGCAAATTCTAGTGAAGAAGGAAGCTTATCAGGTCTTGGATGGATTGATGCAACTGTAAAAAAAATAAAAATAAGTGAAGAATTAAGAAATAAATTTCCTTTACCTCATATGGGTTGGAATACAATGTTAGATATAAAAGAAAATAGATTATTTAAAGGAATTGACAATCATTCAAGTTTTTATTTTTTACATTCTTACTTTATTGAATGCTTAGATGAAAATAATGTTATAGGATATTCTGATTATATTCAAAAATTTGCTTGTGCAATAAATAAAGAAAATATATTTGGAATACAGCAACATCCTGAAAAAAGTCATAATAATGGGATTACTATATTGAAAAATTTTGGAGAAATGTAA
- a CDS encoding AglZ/HisF2 family acetamidino modification protein yields the protein MLKPRIIPCLLIHNKGLVKTVKFNDPKYVGDPINVVRIFNEKEVDELIVLDIDASVKNEEPNYTLIEKLATECRMPLCYGGGIKNASQAQKIFNLGVEKIAISSSAILDINLIKEISKEVGAQSVVVIIDVKKKLFGGYDIYIYNGKKKVKKDLKNFILEIQELGVGEIVLNSIDNDGVMKGYDIDLISSIKSLINVPMTILGGAGTIDDIKEVVNKFGIIGVSAGSLFVFKGKYKAVLINYISKLDKVKIFDSISK from the coding sequence ATGTTAAAACCAAGAATTATACCTTGCTTATTGATTCATAATAAAGGTTTAGTTAAAACTGTAAAATTCAATGATCCAAAATATGTAGGGGATCCTATTAATGTTGTTAGAATATTTAATGAAAAAGAAGTTGATGAATTAATTGTTTTAGATATTGATGCTTCAGTAAAAAATGAAGAACCTAATTATACTTTAATAGAAAAACTTGCAACAGAATGTAGAATGCCATTATGTTATGGTGGTGGTATAAAAAATGCAAGTCAAGCACAAAAAATATTTAATTTAGGTGTTGAAAAAATAGCAATAAGTTCATCAGCTATATTAGATATAAACTTAATAAAAGAAATTTCAAAAGAAGTTGGCGCTCAAAGTGTTGTTGTAATTATTGATGTAAAAAAGAAACTTTTTGGTGGATATGATATTTATATTTATAATGGTAAAAAGAAAGTAAAAAAAGATTTAAAAAACTTTATTCTTGAAATTCAAGAGTTAGGAGTTGGTGAAATAGTGCTAAATTCTATAGATAATGATGGAGTAATGAAAGGTTATGATATAGATTTAATTAGTAGTATCAAATCTTTAATTAATGTTCCAATGACTATTTTAGGTGGAGCAGGAACAATTGATGATATAAAAGAAGTTGTAAATAAATTTGGAATTATAGGTGTTTCAGCTGGAAGTTTATTTGTTTTTAAAGGTAAATATAAAGCTGTTTTAATTAATTATATTAGTAAATTAGATAAGGTTAAAATTTTTGATAGTATTTCCAAATAA